A part of Brassica rapa cultivar Chiifu-401-42 chromosome A05, CAAS_Brap_v3.01, whole genome shotgun sequence genomic DNA contains:
- the LOC103867150 gene encoding uncharacterized protein LOC103867150, which produces MARSNRSKSSERVVGKGKVTPVQVAFLVDRYLCDNRFLETRSIFRSEASSLISKSPLREAPCSLIPLGDILNDYISLKEHKVTVDQEKTRVQNLLHGMQNVMNAYNSTASALPPPAITTAAHAATQMVASTSQPNNISVSPSGGSGHNTPNLMSASLPGNKRVGNFTAPSSQSITKKRKSPEVSLEAAPTDSNKGRKKIPRAAKVDNNVANESSVITSSVAKCLFDSSDLSPPTNPSCLSTPQSQVSPQSDVSITPTNCTIVTKERITVSPHKQNPSYTVERSHMVSSFSPIKSNAKMSSKRDHVKGRLNFDDAEATMNLSPPASGDFVSTSSSGSEAEVDLFDIDFLSENFPFSEVLVDFDIACQGMPDPCLPQPSNCSFQLA; this is translated from the exons ATGGCGAGGTCGAACAGATCCAAGAGCTCAGAGCGTGTAGTAGGCAAGGGTAAAGTGACTCCAGTGCAAGTCGCCTTCCTCGTGGATCGATACCTTTGCGACAATCGTTTCTTAGAGACGCGATCCATCTTCAGATCCGAAGCTTCTTCTCTCATCTCCAAATCTCCACTCCGtgaa GCTCCGTGCAGTTTGATACCACTGGGTGATATCTTGAATGATTACATCAGCCTCAAGGAGCACAAAGTCACTGTGGATCAAGAGAAGACTCGTGTTCAGAATCTATTACATGGGATGCAAAATGTCATGAACGCTTACAACTCCACCGCATCTGCTCTTCCACCTCCAGCGATTACGACGGCAGCTCACGCGGCTACTCAAATGGTTGCCTCTACTTCTCAACCAAACAACATCAGCGTCTCTCCTTCAG GCGGCTCAGGGCATAACACGCCTAACCTTATGTCAGCATCATTGCCAGGAAACAAAAGAGTTGGGAATTTCACAGCTCCCTCTAGTCAATCTATTACCAAAAAGCGAAAGAGTCCTGAGGTTTCTCTAGAAGCTGCTCCTACAGATTCTAATAAAG GAAGAAAAAAGATACCACGAGCTGCTAAGGTGGATAACAATGTAGCTAATGAGTCATCTGTTATCACATCAAGTGTGGCAAAGTGTTTGTTTGACAGTTCAGACTTGTCACCTCCGACCAATCCATCTTGTCTGAGTACACCACAAAGTCAAGTATCTCCTCAGAGTGATGTATCTATCACTCCTACAAACTGCACAATCGTCACTAAGGAG AGAATCACAGTCAGTCCTCACAAGCAAAATCCTTCTTACACTGTGGAAAGGAGCCATATGGTTTCTTCTTTCTCCCCAATCAAGTCTAATGCAAAGATGTCGAGTAAAAGAGATCATGTGAAAGGACGTCTCAACTTCGATGACGCTGAAGCAACAATGAACTTATCCCCACCTGCTTCTGGAGATTTTGTTTCGACTTCTTCATCTGGCTCCGAAGCAGAAGTTGATTTGTTTGATATAGATTTTCTGAGCGAGAACTTTCCATTCTCGGAAGTGCTTGTCGATTTCGATATTGCTTGTCAAGGAATGCCAGACCCTTGCCTGCCACAACCATCAAACTGTTCCTTTCAGTTAGCCTAA
- the LOC103867148 gene encoding uncharacterized protein LOC103867148, giving the protein MLTTHLRFATARTKLINNKTCRKPFLGKAYIMGMVFGKISVETPKYTVVKSCDGYEIREYPPAVAAEITYDPSEFKDNRDGGFTVLAKYIGVFGKPENQKPEKIAMTAPVITKEGEKIAMTAPVVTKEEGSEKKTVTMQFLLPEVYKKAEDAPRPTDERVVIKEEGGRKYGVVTFSGTAAESVVSEKVKKLRSDLERDGFKITGDYVLARYNPPWTLPPFKTNEVMIPVE; this is encoded by the coding sequence ATGCTAACCACACATTTGCGTTTCGCAACCGCAAGAACCAAACTGATAAATAACAAAACCTGTAGGAAACCTTTTCTTGGCAAAGCTTACATAATGGGAATGGTTTTTGGCAAAATCTCCGTGGAGACACCCAAATACACCGTGGTCAAATCCTGCGACGGTTACGAGATCCGTGAGTATCCACCCGCCGTTGCGGCCGAGATCACTTACGATCCTTCTGAGTTCAAAGACAACAGAGACGGGGGGTTCACGGTCTTGGCCAAGTACATAGGCGTGTTCGGCAAACCGGAGAACCAGAAGCCTGAGAAGATCGCCATGACAGCTCCGGTGATCACCAAGGAAGGGGAGAAGATCGCCATGACAGCTCCGGTTGTGACCAAGGAAGAAGGTAGTGAGAAGAAGACGGTGACGATGCAGTTTCTGTTGCCGGAAGTGTACAAGAAGGCGGAGGACGCGCCGCGTCCGACTGATGAGAGGGTGGTGATTAAGGAGGAAGGAGGGAGGAAGTACGGCGTGGTCACGTTCAGTGGAACCGCGGCGGAGAGTGTGGTGAGTGAGAAGGTTAAGAAGCTGAGGAGTGATCTCGAGAGAGATGGGTTTAAGATCACCGGAGATTATGTCCTTGCTAGGTATAATCCTCCTTGGACGTTACCTCCTTTCAAGACCAACGAAGTCATGATCCCTGTTGAATGA
- the LOC103867154 gene encoding uncharacterized protein LOC103867154 isoform X1, which yields MKTNSDSATRKSESVLFGVETNEEVAAIVQTRNRVQKQSITSVILPSGAHTLPKDGNTTPLTLIKRWESGGSCDCGDLDIGCKLRVLSNDHRTKSQTFSSFQLFDHQEKTEPAFKMVTRDNELHSAEFGSTVFILEAFFISLAVRNYQNWCEEEEEVVLKRQTSNKYASNPPVSPIGRV from the exons ATGAAGACTAACTCGGACTCAGCAACGCGCAAATCAGAATCTGTTTTGTTCGGTGTTGAGACAAACGAAGAGGTTGCAGCTATTGTTCAGACAAGAAACAGAGTTCAGAAGCAGAGTATAACTAGTGTTATACTCCCGAGTGGAGCTCACACACTTCCTAAAGACGGTAACACCACCCCTTTGACGTTGATTAAGCGGTGGGAGTCCGGTGGATCATGCGACTGCGGTGACTTGGACATAGGTTGCAAACTCCGTGTCTTGTCTAATGATCATCGTACAAAGTCTCAAACTTTCTCTAGTTTTCAACTGTTTGATCATCAG GAAAAAACTGAACCAGCCTTCAAGATGGTGACACGCGACAATGAACTCCACTCTGCTGAGTTCGGTTCAACGGTCTTTATATTGGAAGCGTTCTTTATCTCGTTGGCAGTAAGAAATTATCAGAACTGGtgtgaagaggaggaagaagtgGTTTTGAAGAGACAAACATCGAACAAGTACGCATCAAACCCACCGGTTTCTCCGATCGGTCGGGTATAG
- the LOC103867155 gene encoding copper transporter 4 codes for MLTSKSNVVVEAWNTTTTQTQVQTPHRPSLIHPTFYWSYNCEVLFHGWPGSSRSMYALALIFVFSLAFLAEWFTRCSDAAASIKPEADKVAKVAFRTGMYAVKSGFSYLVILAVVSFNGGVFISAILGHAFGFVVFRGRAFRNVGRVDG; via the coding sequence ATGTTGACAAGTAAAAGCAACGTCGTAGTAGAGGCATGGAACACAACCACAACGCAAACGCAGGTGCAGACCCCCCACAGACCGTCACTGATACACCCAACTTTCTATTGGAGTTATAACTGCGAAGTGCTTTTCCATGGATGGCCTGGCTCTAGCCGTTCGATGTATGCTCTTGCGCTTATATTTGTCTTCTCTTTGGCGTTCTTAGCTGAGTGGTTTACCCGGTGCTCTGACGCTGCGGCTTCCATCAAACCGGAGGCTGATAAGGTTGCTAAGGTGGCCTTTCGTACGGGTATGTATGCGGTCAAGTCTGGCTTCAGCTACCTTGTGATCCTAGCCGTTGTTTCGTTCAATGGTGGTGTTTTCATCTCAGCTATTTTGGGGCATGCTTTTGGTTTTGTCGTTTTTCGTGGCCGGGCGTTTCGGAATGTGGGTCGGGTTGACGGGTAA
- the LOC103867151 gene encoding phosphatidylinositol:ceramide inositolphosphotransferase 2 isoform X3 produces MTLYIRRESSKLWKRFWSEIATEIGLLAENWKYLLAGIICQYIHGLAAKGVHYIHRPGPTLQDLGYFLLPELGQERSYISETVFTSVFVSFFLWTFHPFILKSKKIYTVLIWCRVLAFLVVSVLSLLRLLFLVSFEVCRCFYFFFQACQFLRVITFYSTQLPGPNYHCREGSKVSTLPWPKSALEVLEINPHGVMYGCGDLIFSSHMIFTLVFVLTYQKYGTKRFIKLFGWLIAFVQSLLIIASRKHYTVDVVVAWYGFAIKQQINRNWIQR; encoded by the exons ATGACTCTTTACATTCGTCGTGAATCTTCCAAG ctgTGGAAGAGGTTTTGGTCGGAGATAGCAACGGAGATTGGTCTTCTCGCTGAGAACTGGAAGTACCTTCTCGCTGGCATTATCTGTCAG TACATTCATGGTTTAGCTGCTAAAGGAGTTCACTACATTCATCGCCCTGGACCCACTCTCCAGGATCTTGGCTACTTTCTTCTTCCG GAGCTTGGTCAAGAGAGAAGCTACATAAGTGAAACCGTCTTCACtagtgtttttgtttctttcttcctG TGGACTTTCCATCCATTCATCCTGAAAAGCAAAAAGATATACACTGTCTTGATATGGTGCAGAGTTCTAGCCTTCTTAGTTGTAAGTGTTTTAAGTTTGCTGAGGTTACTTTTTCTTGTCAGTTTTGAAGTTTGTcgatgtttctattttttttttcaggcaTGTCAGTTTCTCCGTGTTATAACTTTCTATTCCACTCAGCTTCCTGGTCCAAACTATCACTGTCGCGAG GGCTCTAAAGTTTCCACGTTGCCATGGCCCAAAAGCGCTCTTGAGGTTCTCGAGATTAACC CTCATGGGGTGATGTACGGATGTGGAGACCTGATCTTCTCATCGCATATGATATTCACGCTTGTCTTTGTCCTCACTTACCAGAAGTACGGCACTAAAAG GTTCATAAAGCTGTTTGGATGGCTCATTGCTTTCGTGCAGAGcctcttgatcattgcctcccGTAAACATTACACTGTCGATGTTGTTGTTGCCTGGTATGGTTTTGCCATCAAGCAACAAATTAACCGCAACTGGATACAAAGATAA
- the LOC103867149 gene encoding protein transport protein yos1 yields MGFWTLMEGLLLFANALAILNEDRFLAPRGWTLTELHQTGKRNSLKGQIVGLIHACHYMRLPLMLFNLIVIVFKLFSG; encoded by the coding sequence ATGGGGTTCTGGACACTGATGGAAGGGTTGTTGCTATTCGCAAACGCACTAGCTATCCTCAACGAAGACCGTTTCTTAGCTCCAAGAGGATGGACACTCACAGAGCTTCACCAAACAGGCAAAAGAAACTCCCTCAAAGGCCAAATCGTTGGTCTCATCCACGCCTGCCACTACATGAGGCTTCCTCTCATGCTCTTCAACTTAATCGTCATCGTTTTTAAGCTCTTCTCCGgttaa
- the LOC103867151 gene encoding phosphatidylinositol:ceramide inositolphosphotransferase 2 isoform X2, translating to MTLYIRRESSKLWKRFWSEIATEIGLLAENWKYLLAGIICQYIHGLAAKGVHYIHRPGPTLQDLGYFLLPELGQERSYISETVFTSVFVSFFLWTFHPFILKSKKIYTVLIWCRVLAFLVACQFLRVITFYSTQLPGPNYHCREGSKVSTLPWPKSALEVLEINPHGVMYGCGDLIFSSHMIFTLVFVLTYQKYGTKRFIKLFGWLIAFVQSLLIIASRKHYTVDVVVAWYTVNLVVFCLDKKLPELPDRTTVLLPVISKERTKEENHKLLLNGNGVDPADWRPRAQVNGKIDSNGVHTDNSLNGA from the exons ATGACTCTTTACATTCGTCGTGAATCTTCCAAG ctgTGGAAGAGGTTTTGGTCGGAGATAGCAACGGAGATTGGTCTTCTCGCTGAGAACTGGAAGTACCTTCTCGCTGGCATTATCTGTCAG TACATTCATGGTTTAGCTGCTAAAGGAGTTCACTACATTCATCGCCCTGGACCCACTCTCCAGGATCTTGGCTACTTTCTTCTTCCG GAGCTTGGTCAAGAGAGAAGCTACATAAGTGAAACCGTCTTCACtagtgtttttgtttctttcttcctG TGGACTTTCCATCCATTCATCCTGAAAAGCAAAAAGATATACACTGTCTTGATATGGTGCAGAGTTCTAGCCTTCTTAGTT gcaTGTCAGTTTCTCCGTGTTATAACTTTCTATTCCACTCAGCTTCCTGGTCCAAACTATCACTGTCGCGAG GGCTCTAAAGTTTCCACGTTGCCATGGCCCAAAAGCGCTCTTGAGGTTCTCGAGATTAACC CTCATGGGGTGATGTACGGATGTGGAGACCTGATCTTCTCATCGCATATGATATTCACGCTTGTCTTTGTCCTCACTTACCAGAAGTACGGCACTAAAAG GTTCATAAAGCTGTTTGGATGGCTCATTGCTTTCGTGCAGAGcctcttgatcattgcctcccGTAAACATTACACTGTCGATGTTGTTGTTGCCTG GTACACTGTTAACTTGGTTGTGTTTTGTCTGGACAAGAAACTACCAG AGTTACCAGATCGGACCACGGTGTTGCTCCCAGTAATCTCTAAAGAGAGAACTAAAGAAGAGAACCACAAGCTGTTGTTGAATGGGAACGGTGTTGATCCTGCTGATTGG AGACCAAGGGCTCAAGTGAACGGGAAGATAGATAGCAACGGAGTTCACACTGATAACTCATTGAACGGCGCATGA
- the LOC103867154 gene encoding uncharacterized protein LOC103867154 isoform X2, which produces MKTNSDSATRKSESVLFGVETNEEVAAIVQTRNRVQKQSITSVILPSGAHTLPKDGNTTPLTLIKRWESGGSCDCGDLDIGCKLRVLSNDHRTKSQTFSSFQLFDHQEKTEPAFKMVTRDNELHSAEFGSTVFILEAFFISLAVRNYQNWCEEEEEVVLKRQTSNN; this is translated from the exons ATGAAGACTAACTCGGACTCAGCAACGCGCAAATCAGAATCTGTTTTGTTCGGTGTTGAGACAAACGAAGAGGTTGCAGCTATTGTTCAGACAAGAAACAGAGTTCAGAAGCAGAGTATAACTAGTGTTATACTCCCGAGTGGAGCTCACACACTTCCTAAAGACGGTAACACCACCCCTTTGACGTTGATTAAGCGGTGGGAGTCCGGTGGATCATGCGACTGCGGTGACTTGGACATAGGTTGCAAACTCCGTGTCTTGTCTAATGATCATCGTACAAAGTCTCAAACTTTCTCTAGTTTTCAACTGTTTGATCATCAG GAAAAAACTGAACCAGCCTTCAAGATGGTGACACGCGACAATGAACTCCACTCTGCTGAGTTCGGTTCAACGGTCTTTATATTGGAAGCGTTCTTTATCTCGTTGGCAGTAAGAAATTATCAGAACTGGtgtgaagaggaggaagaagtgGTTTTGAAGAGACAAACATCGAACAA CTAA
- the LOC103867153 gene encoding uncharacterized protein LOC103867153 has protein sequence MTEIDLEQGAAYGYHRRSFGGSDVSVYYSDGEDMTSCYSYFYSTTGVGPYEYEGGESRKVSSVMSSSEMDEDGGDDATAPPEKDCRICHLGVVETSGGGAMELGCSCKEDLAIAHRQCAETWFKIKGDKICEICQSVAKNVGGANEMVTSTVDEREVRNGGGGEETAAVAAAMAIENRWQPQRVVNIVLACMVFGFVVSWLFHFHVSSSS, from the exons ATGACAGAGATCGATTTAGAACAAGGAGCGGCGTACGGTTATCACCGCCGCTCGTTCGGTGGAAGTGACGTCAGCGTATATTATTCAGACGGGGAGGACATGACGTCATGTTACTCATACTTCTATTCGACCACGGGAGTAGGACCGTACGAATACGAAGGAGGAGAGTCGAGGAAAGTGTCGTCCGTGATGAGTTCCTCGGAGATGGATGAGGATGGGGGTGATGATGCGACGGCGCCGCCGGAGAAAGACTGTAGGATATGTCATTTAGGGGTGGTGGAAACGAGCGGTGGAGGTGCGATGGAGTTAGGGTGTTCGTGTAAGGAAGATTTGGCTATTGCTCATAGACAATGTGCCGAAACTTGGTTCAAGATCAAAGGCGACAA AATCTGCGAGATTTGTCAATCGGTAGCCAAAAACGTGGGCGGTGCAAACGAGATGGTTACGTCAACAGTGGACGAAAGAGAGGTGAGAAACGGTGGAGGCGGTGAGGAGACTGCGGCCGTAGCAGCAGCAATGGCGATAGAGAACAGGTGGCAGCCACAGAGAGTGGTGAATATAGTGTTAGCTTGTATGGTCTTTGGCTTCGTCGTGTCATGGCTCTTCCATTTCCatgtttcatcttcttcttga
- the LOC103867151 gene encoding phosphatidylinositol:ceramide inositolphosphotransferase 2 isoform X1 — MTLYIRRESSKLWKRFWSEIATEIGLLAENWKYLLAGIICQYIHGLAAKGVHYIHRPGPTLQDLGYFLLPELGQERSYISETVFTSVFVSFFLWTFHPFILKSKKIYTVLIWCRVLAFLVVSVLSLLRLLFLVSFEVCRCFYFFFQACQFLRVITFYSTQLPGPNYHCREGSKVSTLPWPKSALEVLEINPHGVMYGCGDLIFSSHMIFTLVFVLTYQKYGTKRFIKLFGWLIAFVQSLLIIASRKHYTVDVVVAWYTVNLVVFCLDKKLPELPDRTTVLLPVISKERTKEENHKLLLNGNGVDPADWRPRAQVNGKIDSNGVHTDNSLNGA; from the exons ATGACTCTTTACATTCGTCGTGAATCTTCCAAG ctgTGGAAGAGGTTTTGGTCGGAGATAGCAACGGAGATTGGTCTTCTCGCTGAGAACTGGAAGTACCTTCTCGCTGGCATTATCTGTCAG TACATTCATGGTTTAGCTGCTAAAGGAGTTCACTACATTCATCGCCCTGGACCCACTCTCCAGGATCTTGGCTACTTTCTTCTTCCG GAGCTTGGTCAAGAGAGAAGCTACATAAGTGAAACCGTCTTCACtagtgtttttgtttctttcttcctG TGGACTTTCCATCCATTCATCCTGAAAAGCAAAAAGATATACACTGTCTTGATATGGTGCAGAGTTCTAGCCTTCTTAGTTGTAAGTGTTTTAAGTTTGCTGAGGTTACTTTTTCTTGTCAGTTTTGAAGTTTGTcgatgtttctattttttttttcaggcaTGTCAGTTTCTCCGTGTTATAACTTTCTATTCCACTCAGCTTCCTGGTCCAAACTATCACTGTCGCGAG GGCTCTAAAGTTTCCACGTTGCCATGGCCCAAAAGCGCTCTTGAGGTTCTCGAGATTAACC CTCATGGGGTGATGTACGGATGTGGAGACCTGATCTTCTCATCGCATATGATATTCACGCTTGTCTTTGTCCTCACTTACCAGAAGTACGGCACTAAAAG GTTCATAAAGCTGTTTGGATGGCTCATTGCTTTCGTGCAGAGcctcttgatcattgcctcccGTAAACATTACACTGTCGATGTTGTTGTTGCCTG GTACACTGTTAACTTGGTTGTGTTTTGTCTGGACAAGAAACTACCAG AGTTACCAGATCGGACCACGGTGTTGCTCCCAGTAATCTCTAAAGAGAGAACTAAAGAAGAGAACCACAAGCTGTTGTTGAATGGGAACGGTGTTGATCCTGCTGATTGG AGACCAAGGGCTCAAGTGAACGGGAAGATAGATAGCAACGGAGTTCACACTGATAACTCATTGAACGGCGCATGA